The Nycticebus coucang isolate mNycCou1 chromosome 17, mNycCou1.pri, whole genome shotgun sequence nucleotide sequence TACCATGTGGCTATATTTTTGTGTGAAGGTTTCTCAGGGGGATATGCAACCCCAATGCCCATTTATCTGTTGTATCTACTGGGGCAGATGGTGTGCAAAGAGGAAAGTGTCTGATTTACTTGTACCATTTCACAGGGATTGAAAAATGGAGATCAAGTCTCTAAATTGCTGCCCTTCTTTACActgatttcttcttcttgtctCCAACATTGTGGAGGTCACCTTCTGCTGCTGGATCCCGAGAGAGGTATCGTCTCTGTGTCTGTGGGtccacatctctctctctgtctctctgcctctctctctcacacacacacacgcacacgcacacgcacacgcagaGCTATTACCGTGCTTCAGTGAAGCTGTACAGTGGTTGTGATCCAGGCATAAAAGCAGACATCATTTGCTCATTAGAGCTAAGTTTTCAGGACGTGCCCCACTTACTGACCTCTACTAACGGCCTGGGTTTGCGCTCGACTGCAAACCTGAAGTGGCAGAGTTCACAGTAGCTGGTGTTTGAGGACGACAGCCAGTGCTCCAGGCAGCTCCGATGAATGGTCCCCAAGGTCCCCGTACATTCACATGGAGAGAGCAAGTCCTCCTGGCTGCTGCCTTCATGGCAGATCCTGCACATTGGCCGCTCACTGAAGGGGCTGCAAGAGAAGGAGGGGCAGCTGCTGGTCACCAGCTGGAGACCACCGCCAGGTGGACAGCCTGCTGGCTCTTGTCCTTTGGGCCCTCCCCGTGGCAGCTGCTTTTCCCCTTAGATCTGCACTTGACCTGGGCAGTGGGACAGGTGGTCCTGGGCACACCAGAGCCTCGAGCTACCTACTTTTTATAATACAAAGAAATAGGAGGGGCCAGCATCAAAGTAACCATGTGTGGCCCAGGATGAGAAGTGAGTAAAAGTAATACATTATTTTTGCCTTGAATGTAAATGTAGTTTAGTcctaatcaaaaaacaaaaaccatcctGCACTATTAAGAACGGAAATCATTTTGAAATGACAAATTGCACCTTCTGGACCAGGCCAGGACACTTTCACATGCCCAGAGGTTCCTTCCATTTCTTCTGTCGATAGGGTGGGGGAATGAGAGGAAGTTAACCAACAGCAGAGCCGCCACGCAGACCTGCGGTCTGAGCCAGGGCACAAAGCTGCGTGGTGGGTCATACTTGCTAAACTGAAAGCCAGTAATAAGATTGTCCTGCCACGGTGGCCTCTGTTGAGAGCTCTGCCTTTAGTCCGGAAGGACGGCCCCTGCACATTTCACGAGGGCAGCACTGTGCAGGTAGTGGCTCTTGCCACAGGCTCCGAGACCCAgctggctgggctggaacccCAGCTCTGTTGCTTTCCACCCAGCTACCTCTGGGCAAGTAACTTCTTTTCCCTGCACTAAAGcctccccatctctaaaactggCACAAAGAATGGTGATGGTGCCTGCCTTCCTCATATGGTGACCGTGAGGACGAGAAAACAGCCCAGCCCAGAAGCTTAGCATAAGGACCAGCACTACCAATGCTAGTTAACACTAGCTGATGTCACATgtggaaaaactcaggccaaGGAAAGTCACATAACTAGGCCTGGGTCATGTAAGTCAGCGGCCAGTGGAAAGCCCACACTGACATAGCCTCAGTTCTCCCTGGGTGCTCTGTCCTGTCCAGACACCATCCTGCTCTGATCAATGTCATCTTAGCCTTGCCGTTCTTCGCTGGGTATTAGATTTTAGAATATGTCATCGCCATCTGTGACCAGCTCTAGGACCAGCGTTTCACCTGCCCTCTCCTACCTCTCCCCATGGCCCTCCAAAGTGGTAGTGACCCCATTACTCCCCCTAACACTGTCTTTTGTTCAGGTGGAAATCACCAGGGAAGCACTGCTGTTTCCCAGAAGCCTTTCATTCAATGATCCTGGGGATGAACAAAAGCTAAAAGGAGAAGAAgatccagaagaaaaaaggatgCCCCCATCACCTGCCCACAAGGCCCACTTGTGCTCAGGGGTGGGAAAAGAAAGTTGACAGAGATGACTTTTTTCTCTCATGCTTCCTGGCCTCCCTCCTTCACAAGGGGTGCATGAAACTCTGAGACTTGCTGGTTTACTTTACTGCATGTGGGAGAGCAGGTATGAATGcctgacagacagacagagagagagacacacacacacctgctcaCAGGTCTCAGTCACACCATCTGCTGCCCGCTCTCCCTGATCAAATGAGCTGTTTGACAGCTACTGATGGCTGCAAAGGTGACCAGTGCATGTCCAGTCCCCATCTCAGTTCACAGAGGCCCAAGGGTGCTTAGCACCTCATTGTGTTCTAAGTCCTAACAAATTGTTAGAAGTTTTCCATGAGGTGAAAAATTATGTATAAGTCTTTTCCTCTATTTCTCTCCTTTGTGATAATAGCTGCTCAGATTTTAAGTAGAAGGCATATGAGGGCTGTTTGCAACATGCATGGGAGTGTGATCCCATGTCTGAGGCCACTGTGTCCAGGCTGTGGTGCTGGCAGGAGTCCTGCTACAGGCACGTGGATCTGGGGGCCTGTGTCTGCACCAGAGGGGTGGAAGAAATCACTCAGGCCCAGGCAACCCCGATCCTAGGGGGCAACTCTAGAGTTGACATTCATAGGTCAGAGGTCTCACCTACCCATTCTGAAACAAAGCTGAAGAAGCCAAGAAGCACCACCAGCCTGGCAGCCCAGAGCCCCAGTCTGCTTTTTGGGCAGTAGCACCACACAAGGAGACAGAGTGCTGGCCTGGACAGGTGGCCTCCGAACTATTTGGAGCCTTCACTCTTGCTCTGGGTCACCTCCTGGGCAGGCACAGGAGGATTCAGCAATAGCAATTCACAGAGCAGGTATGTGTCAGGGTCAGAAATGGGGGGCCATGGAGGGAGCGACAGAAGAGAGCCCCAAGACTGTGTTTTCATGGTGATGCGAACCAGCGTGCACACCAGGAATGTCACTTAGAAGTTCTACCCACTTTGGCTCAGTCACCTGGAATCAGGTGCCTTCTTCATTCTGTTGTAACAGGGCTGCCTTTGTTCGTTCATGGAGATAAGAGCGTCACTACCATAATGATGTCAAAATAACGAATGGAAAGCAAGCAACTCCAGATCTCCTTCCCCTCCTGGCTCTCTGCAAGTGTGACTTTAAGGGGAAAACCCAAGAAGGTGAATTTTAGCTTTACACCCCTAAAATTCTATTGCTATAGAAACAGGACAGAACTCCtgtagtctttttttcctttccccactaTCTCCTATCACCTGACACAAAGACCTGAGTATTAAGTACATTCCCTTTAGCGGTTTCCATCTGACAAAGAGTTCTCCTAGATCAATTTcagattcatttattttaattgtggTACTACCTCTGGGTGGCAAGAGTCCTCACTACTGTTGACAGCAGCTGCCCGTCCTTGGCCGAAACTTGCATGACATACTGCGGCTGCCCGTTCACTAGACTGCCACAATCCTCCACTGTTTTCACCGCAGGCGCAGCGGAGCTGGTGCAGTCTGGCAGGACTTCGGGCAGGTGACTGCAGCGGCTGGTTGTCATGGTAACAGACAGCAATTACTCTGCTAATGGCTTCCACGTTCATACAGGATTTCCATCTAAGAGAGATCAGAAAACAGTTTACTTGGGCAGGATAGTTAATAGAAACAGAGAGTTATGGCCCATCAACATCATCGTgtcattatttaatataaataacagGGGTGGCTTGACACAGTACATTATCTTGTTACCATTGAATATAAGacacgcgcacacacacgtgGAGTCCGCAAGAACCAGTGGATGTGGCTATGACCAAGACAGCAAGCATGTCAGTGTCTATAAACATTTAGGAGCCCTGCCTTCCGAGAGGGAAAGGAATGATGGCTTTGAGGCCCAGATCCAAGCAGAAGATAAGCAATTCCCCAGCTCTGTGCCAAAGAAGCAATACATCTTTGTTGACACTCTCTAAAAGTTACTAGAATCATTATTAAAACTGTTCATAACTATTTTTTCTGGTAAAGCAATTTATTTTCCATGCAGCTTCATTCTGAGATACTAGGACtgataaaaagagaaagggaaataaatgaaCTGGGCCAAGTAGCATGTTCTAGGACAAAGTTTGCTAAATACGAATCATTCAACTACTGAACCAGCTGTCTCACTTTTGCTGTATGTGGGCCCCATAATATAATTTTCTACTTAGTATGCCTTGGAAATTAACTGCCCTTAAAAACAGCCTGTTGTAGCTCTGCCTTAAACAAAATTATTCTAGAAACAATAAATGTCATaaggttgttttctgtttttccagtgggcactaaaataaacacattagcattgatatttttgtttgtgtaCAACCTAAAGGCACATGCACCATCATAGAGAAACGCGCAGGAGAACATAAGAAAGTGATGAATGAGATCTCTATCACCAATGACAAATATTGCATTATTAGCAAAGGCCTCACTTCCCGGACGCACGGTCTACCACATAAACCTCAAGGAATTATGTTCCTAATCTGTAGGGTGTAGGCTTGGGTCGTGACCTAAGTTTCAAAATACTCAAACCTACCAGAGTGAGGAACCGCTGTATTCGATAATAGGTCAGTGTGTGATGCATAAGAAATAGAGGCTTTTACAGGAACCTGCAGGAGGAATTCTGTCCAGAGGTGACATGACACAGTTCCACAGCCCACACGCACCATTTCTGCCAGCCTGCTCACCTCGAGCTCCTGAGCCCATCTCATCAATAACCAGCCCGAGTGGTCAAGGCCTCcagccaaaataaatgaaaatcttgtCCTCCCCTAACCCCCAAATCCAAGGAGGTTTCTGGAATTCCTCAGAGGGTTGTTTACTCTCAGATATTTGTCCCTACTTATTACATTTTTCTTGAATCCCTACAGGTCTGGAAAGTAGAATCTTCCCAAC carries:
- the MARCHF3 gene encoding E3 ubiquitin-protein ligase MARCHF3; amino-acid sequence: MTTSRCSHLPEVLPDCTSSAAPAVKTVEDCGSLVNGQPQYVMQVSAKDGQLLSTVVRTLATQSPFSERPMCRICHEGSSQEDLLSPCECTGTLGTIHRSCLEHWLSSSNTSYCELCHFRFAVERKPRPLVEWLRNPGPQHEKRTLFGDMVCFLFITPLATISGWLCLRGAVDHLHFSSRLEAVGLIALTVALFTIYLFWTLVSFRYHCRLYNEWRRTNQRVILLIPKSVHIPSNQQSLLGLHSVKRNSKETIV